The DNA window CGGACTCGTGTGGCGACACGAGCCCCCGCCCCACCACGAGACGCCCCAACCCAGGCATCCGTTCTCGCAACGGCCCGGTCCTTCTCAACGTTGTTCGCTCGAACAATTTTCGGCACCAGGGTTTGTAGACTGTGCCCACGGGGGTGAACGTACGTCGAAGCGATCACGTCGCTATGTCTTCCCCCCCGTCCCGTCGCCTTTTTTGAAAAAAGCCCTTCCATTCATGAGCGATCCAGTATCCGGCATCCACCATGTCACCGCCTACGCGCACGACCCGCAGGAAAACCTTGACTTCTACACGGGCGTCTTGGGGCTTCGCCTGGTTAAGCAGACGGTCCTCTTCAACAACCCCTCGGAGGCATTCCAGGGACCGACGATGTATCACTTCTACTACGCCGACGAGACGGGCACGCCGGGGACCGTTCTCACCTTCAAACCCCATCACAGCATCCAGAAGGGGCAGGTGGGACGGGGACAGGCCACGGCCACGGCCTTTACGATTCCGGAGGGGGCCGTGGACTACTGGGTGGATCGGCTCGACGCGGCCGACGAAGCCACCCTGTATCCCGTGACGGAGCGCTTCGGGCGGACCGTGATCCAGTTTCAAGACCACGACGATCAGCCCCTGGAGCTCATCACGGGAACATCCGACATTGAGCCGTGGGCCGACGGCCCTGTGCCCGCCGAGCACGCGGTGCGCGGGTTTCACGGGGTCACCATTCACCCCCACAATGGCCAACTGACCACGGAGGTCCTCGAGCTGATGGGGTACGAGCAGGTGGACCACGAGCCAACCCCCCAGAACGGCGATTGGACCCGATTCCGGGTGCCCGGCCCCGACCATGCCCAGTTCATCGACCTCTACAACGAGCCCAACATGCACGAGGGGCAATGGGGCTACGGCACGGTCCACCACGTGGCGTTCCGGGTGTCGGACGACGAGCATCAGCGGGCCATTCGCCAGCGGCTCCGCGACGCCGGCCACGACGTGACCACGATGAAGGACCGCAACTACTTCCACTCTCTCTACTTCCGCGACCCGAACGGCGTCAACTTCGAAATCGCAACGGACCCGCCCGGCTTCCTCCACGACGAGTCCGTTGACGAGCTCGGCACCACGTTGATGCTGCCCCCGTTCCTGCAGGACCGACGGGACGAGGTAGAGGCCCAGCTCGCCGATATTTCGGTGTAGCGACGTCCCGTTCAAACGTCTCGGTCCCCACCACCGCGCCCGCGGCCCCCGAACAACAGTGAGGTCGTGGGCGCTTTCGTTTTGGATGATTTGTGCCGGAGCGACGAGCTGGGGGCGCGTGTCCCCCAAAACATCGCGACGCTTCCCTAATTCAACCGGGTCACGCGCTCGTTCTACGAGAGAGCGGTTCAGAGCGAGGCCTCGTTCACTTTCCTGCCCAACTTCTTCGCTTCATCATGGAAGACATGGAAGGCCCCACCCCCGAGTTCATCGCGGCCACCTCGATTGCCCAGCTCACGCCGCTTCTGTTCGACGCGGCCGAGGATGTAGATCAGCTCGGCGAACAGCCGGAGCACGTGGCCGTGGCGGAGGAGACCGTCCGCGCGTTCTTGAAGGGCAAGGAACCCGACCTCGATCGGTCGGTCGCGACGGTGACCCGCGTGGAGGACGGCGTAGAGATTGAGTACGAGGGGCGCACCGTCACGATTACGTACGACGAGTAGGTCGCGGCGCGGCCACCGCCACGACGGCGGAGCAGCGTGGGACGGGGCTGCTCCGCCAGGACGGCCGAACGGATCCCCCCAGTGCCCTATCCTTCTCGCGTTTCCACCGTCCCGATGGTGTATCCCTCAATCTCGCTCGTACGGAACCGGAAGACCGACCCCCCCAGGTTGATGGCCTCCGCGCCGGTCATGACTTCCTGAACGGACACGTGCACGAACGTCCCGTCGTCGGACGCACCCACCTCGTCGAGCATGGCGGAGATTGAATCGCCCATGGCCTGCACGGCCTCGTCGTCCTCGGCCTGCTCTTGCGCCATTTCTACCATCCGGGTCGTGTCCGCCTCAAAGGTGTCTCGCGCCACGATGTGCCCGGTCACCATGTTTCCGCTGACCACCAGCGTAACCGGACAGGCGGCCTGCTCTTCCGTTGCCTTCTTGCTGAGTGCTTTAATGCCTGGATCGCTCATCAAACCGTCGGGGTTGCTCGAAAACGTATGCGAACCCGGCACCGAGTGCCGGAGACTGTAGAACGCAATGTATGGATGGGCCGGGGACGAGGACAACTGCGTCCGGACAATCTCGTGTTGAATATTCTCCGTCGGCGGGGCCGCCGG is part of the Salinibacter ruber DSM 13855 genome and encodes:
- a CDS encoding ring-cleaving dioxygenase, giving the protein MSDPVSGIHHVTAYAHDPQENLDFYTGVLGLRLVKQTVLFNNPSEAFQGPTMYHFYYADETGTPGTVLTFKPHHSIQKGQVGRGQATATAFTIPEGAVDYWVDRLDAADEATLYPVTERFGRTVIQFQDHDDQPLELITGTSDIEPWADGPVPAEHAVRGFHGVTIHPHNGQLTTEVLELMGYEQVDHEPTPQNGDWTRFRVPGPDHAQFIDLYNEPNMHEGQWGYGTVHHVAFRVSDDEHQRAIRQRLRDAGHDVTTMKDRNYFHSLYFRDPNGVNFEIATDPPGFLHDESVDELGTTLMLPPFLQDRRDEVEAQLADISV